One genomic region from Amaranthus tricolor cultivar Red isolate AtriRed21 chromosome 12, ASM2621246v1, whole genome shotgun sequence encodes:
- the LOC130828633 gene encoding protein ALP1-like, producing MLIDIQIKSEFTGFVVFASGTDIQIDKMASIVTSLKRKRNWDYIRFIVTMINCVVLLHLMLYSMRKTIYDSHYVKLNKKTRRKMRLHNLNRMIRESDTLCRNYFRINRYTFGVLLEMVRDIGGLNETRNTCLEEMVAGFLYTLAHHKKNRMMGAHFYRSGETISRQFHACLLAILKLHDILLKKPTPIQEDCNDERWKYFKNSLGALDGTMILVNVPCDERSKYRTRKGTLAMNVLGVCSPEMEFIYVLPGWEGSAHDGRILRDAISRPNGLKVPKGCYYLCDGGYTNGEGFLAPYRGHLYHLREWNNGPRQPQTAEEYFNLRHAKARNVIERCFGLLKGRWGILRSPSWFSLQTHGRIVLACALLHNLVKRYMLAEFDDEDLFEENDSDNNDGDDNDGDVNEEDDVEYITSIAVTDPWTNFRNTMAQYMFNDWRARQRRLTL from the exons ATGCTTATTGATATCCAAATTAAATCTGAGTTCACTGGATTTGTTGTTTTTGCTTCTGGAACTGATATCCAAATTGAT AAAATGGCTAGCATTGTTACTTctttgaaaaggaagagaaattggGACTATATTCGGTTCATAGTTACTATGattaattgtgttgtgttgCTACATTTGATGTTGTACTCGATGAGAAAAACTATATACGATTCCCATTATGTTAAGCTTAATAAAAAAACTAGGAGAAAAATGAGATTGCACAACTTGAATAGAATGATTAGAGAAAGTGACACTTTGTGTAGGAACTATTTTCGTATAAATCGATACACATTTGGTGTTCTTTTAGAGATGGTTAGAGATATTGGTGGattaaatgaaacaagaaaCACATGTTTGGAAGAGATGGTTGCGGGTTTCTTATACACATTAGCTCaccataagaaaaatagaatgatgGGTGCACATTTTTATAGAAGTGGTGAAACTATTAGTAGACAATTTCATGCTTGTTTGTTAGCAATCTTAAAGTTACATGATATTCTTCTTAAGAAACCAACACCAATACAAGAGGATTGCAACGATGAAAGATGGAAATATTTCAAg AACTCATTAGGTGCCCTTGATGGTACAATGATTCTAGTGAATGTTCCTTGTGATGAGCGATCCAAATATCGGACTAGAAAAGGTACCCTTGCTATGAATGTATTAGGAGTATGTTCACCCGAGATggaatttatatatgtcttaccTGGTTGGGAGGGGTCGGCACACGATGGTCGGATTCTTCGAGATGCTATTTCTAGGCCTAATGGGTTGAAAGTTCCAAAAG gtTGTTATTATCTATGTGATGGAGGATATACTAATGGAGAAGGATTCCTTGCACCCTATAGAGGGCATCTTTATCATCTTAGAGAATGGAATAATGGCCCCCGACAACCCCAAACCGCCGAAGAATATTTCAACTTAAGGCATGCAAAAGCTAGAAATGTGATTGAGAGATGCTTTGGATTACTCAAGGGAAGATGGGGGATTCTTAGAAGTCCTTCTTGGTTTAGTTTACAAACACATGGTCGAATTGTACTTGCTTGTGCTTTATTACATAATTTGGTAAAGAGATACATGCTTGCAGAATTTGATGATGAGGACTTGTTTGAGGAAAATGATAGTGATAataatgatggtgatgataatgatggtgatgttaatgaggaagatgatgtgGAGTACATAACCTCCATTGCTGTAACCGATCCATGGACGAATTTCCGAAATACAATGGCCCAATATATGTTCAATGATTGGAGGGCTAGACAACGCAGACTTACTTTGTGa
- the LOC130828867 gene encoding uncharacterized protein LOC130828867: MKRFVVLPLLLVLIAFISCGASMAQTYFDSLPSLDEAGAGDAPSESPTAAPHAGVMYLENVEEPPCMQTNGECIDEKCNNDCQKNHAQDGRCMVIPDKNLCCCGI, translated from the exons atgaagagatttgtggtTCTTCCTCTACTTTTGGTTCTAATTGCTTTCATTAGTTGTG GCGCGTCTATggctcaaacttattttgatTCGTTACCAAGCTTGGATGAAGCTGGAGCTGGAGATGCACCGTCTGAGTCTCCGACTGCAGCACCTCACGCTGGAGTCATGTACTTAGAGAACGTAGAGGAACCACCATGTATGCAGACTAATGGTGAATGTATTGATGAAAAATGCAATAATGATTGCCAGAAAAATCATGCTCAAGATGGAAGATGTATGGTTATTCCTGATAAAAATTTGTGCTGTTGTGGTATCTGA